GCTATGATCAGTTTTCATAGTCTAGAAGATCGTCTGATCAAGTATGGCTTTCGCGAAGATAATTCCTTGAAAATTATCACGAAAAAGCCAATTATTCCCAGCCGAGAAGAACAGGCTAAAAATCCCCGTTCTCGTTCGGCTAAACTAAGAATAGCCCAAAAGATAAGCTGTTCTTAATTTAAATTGCTTATTGAGATGAGGCAAAAGGCAACAGGCAAGAGGCAAAAGGGAGAATAAATAATCAGTTTTTAATAACCGGATTTAGTCTGAGCTTAAAGTAAAAACCAAGAAAGAAAGCCGGTATTTATTCTTGAAAATCATTGACTAAAATAACGCAGTCCTTTTACCAATCTTTCTACTGCCGTTAAAGCCGTTTCTGGAGATAAAGCACCGTAGGCAAGACGCAAATAACAGCCTTCTGTTATCCCAAAAGTTGAACCGGGTAACACCGCCACCCGCTGCTGCTCAATTAAAGTTTTAACTAACTGAAAATCATTCTTGTCTGTAGGAATTTTCAGGAAGAAATAAAAAGCCCCTTCCGCAGTGGCAACATCACAGATATCGCCGATTGATTCTAAAGCATTCAGGCAAATTTCTCTAACTTTACTGATGGTTTTTAACTGTTCTAAAGGATAGCTTTTACCCACCTGTAATGCCCCTAGGGCCGCGTATTGCGACACCACAGGCGGACAAATTAAAATAGTATCCTGAATCTTATTAATCGCCTCAGATAAATGTTCTGGTACTACCATATAACCAATGCGCCAACTGGCAAAACCGTAGGCTTTTGAGAGACTAAATAAGGAAATAGTCCAGGATTCACTACCAACAATTGCCGCCGGAGAAAAGTGGCGAGCATGGTTATAGGTAAAATACTCATAAGCTTCATCGTGAATGTGATAGATGCCCTTTTTTTGACAGATTCGATTGACTTCTCTTAGGGTATTTTCTGGATAAACTACTCCCGTGGGATTATTAGGAGAAATCGTCACCACTGCCTTAGTTTTTTCCGTGATTGCCTCTTCAATGGCAGCTGGACGCAATTGATAATTTTTGTCTGTGGCGACCAAAATTACTTGACAATCAGCCATTTTTATGACCATTTCATGATTGAAATAAAAGGGAGTGTTGAGAATAATTTCATCCCCCGGGGAAGTAATGGCTAAAATGGCATTCATAAAAGCCATATTACTGCCCGCCGTCACAAAAATTGCCTGTTTATCGCTGATTTCTATCCGATTATCTTCGGCTAGTTTTTGCCGAATTACTGCTAATAAGGGGGGAATTCCCGCCACAGATTGATATTGATGATTTTTGGGATTAGCTAAGAATAAAGATAGAGATTCGAGCGCTTCCTGGGGTGGATAATAGGAAACAACACCTTGACCGAGGGAAATAGTGCCGGGGTTCGCTTTAATTAATTGACCGACCACGGGAATAATTGGTGTTTGTACCCCGTCCATGCGAGAGAGAAGGTTTTTCATCAGTTGGCAAGAGATTTGAAGGTATATTGGGGAGGATGGGCTGATTCAATCTCAAACAAAAGATTAATCGCCCGGTAATATCCCAAAGTAATCCTATCGCCACTTTTCAGCTTTTTGCGTCCCGATTGCAGATTTTCCCCATTAAGATAAGTGCCGTTAAGACTGCCGGCATCTTCTAGATAAAAACCGTCTTTTTCTACATAAATAATCGCATGGACGCGGGAAACTATTTCCGCATCGGGAAGATGGGAAAGATCTAAATCTACCGTCACTTTCGGATTGACCTTTCCCAGATAAAAACGGTTTTTCCGTCCCGAAATTTCCAAGAGAGTCCCCGTTTCTTCGTGGAGGAGAAAAGCCTTAGACACTTTTTTTAAGGGTTTTTTATTAAAGTAATCAATGGAGCCGAGCAGAGTCGAACTGCTGTCCAAATTAGGTATTGACTGTCCGTTCATTCACAGGTTTAGTTTCGATTACCCTCGAAACGGGGACTGTCACTTATCCCGGACAGTGGGATGCTCTAGTTAAAGCTTAGACGGTTAACTAACTAGAGAAAGTTAAACGTGGCATCCGTTGGGGGTTTATCCATAGTCCTTAACGGAGTCAAACCATGAATGCTCGAGTCGATTAGAGACTATTAGGCAGCTACAGGAGCGGCTTTACGAGCGAAAGGAACGATGTTGTTCGCATTTACTTTTTGTTTGAGCCTTTGATTTACGAGAGGAGACTCACTCTCGACCTGTATCACGGGGGAGCTTTCGCTAACCTGTCGAAACCGTTACGGCCCCTTGTGCTTACATTCTGATTATAGCATATTTTTTGATTAAGCTAATTGTGGCTCAATTGAGATTTTTCCGAGCTTCCCAGTCTTCAGAGCCAGTCCAGATGGGAAAAAAGGTTTTTATCGCTGATTTTTGGGAAAATTATCCTATATTTGCCCTCGATTAGTATCACCAGAGACTAAACAATTAATTGAGCAGCTATTGCTCCACTGCGATAACCTGAGTTCGGAATCAGGGAAAACTGCAAAATTTCCCTAACCCGAACTAACCTTGATTACAAAACCTTATGGGTGTGAGAATGTTGTTTGACGTTATCCTCCGTCCGCACCACATGAACAGCATTCAAGATGCGTTTTTTCTCTAGGGAAAAGTTTAAATCGTCTTTTTGGCCGCCCAAGGGGATTAACCCTTGTAGGTGGGGTTGATTTTTGTAGGTGCGAGTGGCTGCAATCGCCCTTTCGACAAAATTCTCGCATAATTGGGTATTATCGGGAAAATTACTGGGTATTTGAGGATTATCGTCCTGAAATACCTCTCCCAAAGCCATGGCGCGGGCAAATTCGTAGGAAGTGGGAATTCCTTTGACAATTGCCTCTAGGGCTGCCGAGGGAATCGGTTCTAACACCGCCACTTTTTCTAATTCTCCCTCCCGTTTAAGAAAACAAATCGCTAAACCGAATACACAATAATCATCTTTTGTCAAGTCAGAAATGTTTAAGAATTGTGTCGCTGTGGCCATTATTTTGATCCTGAGTCGCTCTTTCTTTAATCTTGCGGGTGATCAGCGATCGAATCAAGGTTTTTATTAAGAGATATGAAGGAGAAAAATTTAGCAGGGTTGGGCGGCGCTAACGCCCCCAAGACGCAAAAAACTGAGAACTGTTAGACTAGAAACCAGCAGATTAACTGATAAACGAGCTTTATGTCACCCACCCTACTCATCTCCAAAGAACTCCCCACCCTGAAATATAATCCTAGTCTGGAGCGCTTTGATAGCTCTTGGGCGGCCCCTTTGTCCACTCTTCTGGGACTGGGACGGGCTGCCGGGGCGACTTTTATCGAATTTTTCCTGGAAAGAGTCAACTATATCAGTTGTTTAGCCGAAGATGACAGCATCACCAGTCTCTCACCGAAACTATCTACAGGGGCAGGAATCCGCCTTTTTCGCGGGAAAGCTGATTGTTATGTCAGTACCAACGATTTAAGCTTCCAAGGCTTAAAAAATGCCCTAGAAAAAGGTTTATCGATTCTCGGTTTAAACCTACCCAGTCCTAACGCGTATATTCCCGAAATCAATCTGGAAATGTTCCGGGATTATGCCACGGTCAAAAACAAAGATATTTGGCTGAATAATTGCAGTTCTTTGGGAGAAATGGGTGATATTCTGCTAAATGCTAACGTTCAACTCAATCAGAAAGCCTCTCACGTCCAATCTCGTCGCGCCGCTTATTTTCGCGATTGGCAAGAAATTTTAGTTGCCGCTAGTGATGGCACTTTTGCCCGGGATATTCGCCTCACCCAATCGGTGGGCTATAATCTCCTCTGTGCCGATGGGACTAATCGTTCTAGCATTGGTAAACGGGTGGGTAGTACCAGTAATCCTGATTTTCTGCGGACGTGGAATGCCGAGGAATCGGCGGCAGAAGTGGCCGAATCGGCGGGTAAAATGCTTTACGCTGACTATGTAGAATCCGGCAGTTATCCCATCGTCATGGCCAATGAATTTGGCGGCGTTATCTTCCACGAAGCCTGCGGCCATTTGCTAGAAACTACGCAAATTGAGCAAAAAACCACGCCCTTTCTCGATAAAAAAGGCGAAAAAATCGCCCACGAAAACCTGACGGCTTGGGACGAAGGATTATCCGATAAAGCGTTCGGTACTATCGATATGGACGATGAGGGAATGCCGGCCCAGCGTACTCTCCTAATTGAAAATGGTATCCTAAAAAACTTCATTGCCGATCGCACCGGTTCAATTAAAACCGGCCATCCGCGCACAGGTAGCGGTCGCCGTCAAAACTACACCTATGCGGCCGCTAGTCGGATGCGGAATACCTACATCGCCCCCGGGGAATATACCCTCGATAATCTCTTTAATTCCATCGATAAAGGCATTTATTGCAAAAAAATGGGCGGCGGTAGTGTGGGGGCCACGGGGGAATTTAATTTCGCCGTCGAGGAGGCCTATCTTATCGAAAATGGCAACCTGACTAAACCCCTGAAAGGCGCGACTTTAATCGGTTCAGCTAAGGAGATTATGAATAAAATCTCTATGTGTTCCCAAGATTTAGGTCTAGCGGCGGGTTTTTGCGGTTCCGTTAGTGGTAGCGTTTATGTCACCGTTGGTCAACCCCATTTAAAAGTCGATTCTATTACCGTTGGCGGTCGTTAATCATGACTTTAGTGATTCTCTACTATTTCCTCATTGCCATCATGATAGTGGGAATAATTGGCGAACTGCTGCCCGCTATCCCCGGCATGAGTTTGATTTTAATCGCCATGCTGGTGTGGGGTTTTGTCACCAAATTTGCGGGGATGGGGGTCGCTTTAACCGTGGCCTTTGTTGTCCTTCTCCTCAGTATCGGGGTGGAATTCCTCGCTAGTTATCTCGGCGCCCAAAAAGTTGGGGCGAGCAATTGGAGTCAAATCGGGCTAGTAGTGGGTTTATTAGCGGGAATATTCGGGCTTTTACCCGCTTTACCCATTGGCGGACCGATTATCGGCTTATTTGTCGGTCCTGTGGTGGGGGCTTTTTTGGGAGAATACGCCTATCGTCGCGATTTGGAATTAACTCCCCGTTTGCAGCAATCCCTAAAAGTCTGTGTCGGTATCGTCGTCGGTACGGTTATCGGTCACGTTGCTAAAGCTATGCTGGCCACGGCCGCCGTTATCGTCTTTATTGTCACCACTTGGCCCAATCTCTCTTCAGTTATCAGTTATCAGTTATCAGTTATCAGTTTTCAGTTTTCAGATTTGAGTTCTTTGTTTTTCAATTAATCAGCCATTTTTCTGATAAATATCACTTTTATCTAGCTGACTGCTGATGGCTGACCGCTCAATTCTACATTCATCTCATTTCTGACCAAATCTATGCCAAAAGTTGAAGATATCGCCCAAATCGCTAATTCTAGCGCCCAAGCTTTAGGAATTGCTAAATACGACATCTATGGTTCCTCGGTCGATGAAACCGATGTGGATGTGTTTCAAGGGGAACCGAAACAGGTACAAGCTTCCAATCGTTCCAGCGTTATCGTTCGCGTCTGGAATCAGGATAATCAAGTCGGTGTCACCTCCACCACCGATGTGGACCCGGTGGGACTGCAATTAGCCCTAAAAACCGCTCAGGAAGCCAGCGTTTTTGGCGTTAAGGAAAATGTCCCCGATTTTAGTCCCGCTGCCACCGCACCTACCACAGAAGTGGCCAGCGAAATGTATAATCAAGCACCTGTATCCACTCTCATCGATAAGTTATTAGCCGCCGAAAAATCCCTACTAGCAGCCCATCCGGCTATTGCCAGTGTTCCCTATAATGGTTTGGGACAACAGCAGGTCAGACGTTTTTATCTCAATAGCGACGGGGCAATGCGTCAGGAAGCGCGTAGTTATGCCAGTGTGTATTTATACACCAAAACCGAACAGGAAGGCAAAAAACCCCGTAGCGCCGGTGCTTTTCGGGTGAGTCCGGGCCTGGAAAAATTAGATATCGATGGTTGCATCGAGGAAGCGATTACCAAAACTGTTAGCCATCTGGACTATCAACCGATTACCACGGGTAAATATTTGGTGGTTTTTGCCCCCCGCGCCTTTTTGAGTCTAATGGGAGCATTTTCTAATCTGTTTAATGCCCAAAATGTCCTTGATAAACAGAGTCTTTCTACCCCTGAATCCCTAGGGACACAAATCGCTGCTACTGCCTTAAATTTGTGCGATGATTCCCTCCATCCGGCTAATGTTGCCGCAGAAACTTTTGATAGTGAAGGCACTCCCACCC
This portion of the Microcystis aeruginosa NIES-2549 genome encodes:
- a CDS encoding pyridoxal phosphate-dependent aminotransferase gives rise to the protein MKNLLSRMDGVQTPIIPVVGQLIKANPGTISLGQGVVSYYPPQEALESLSLFLANPKNHQYQSVAGIPPLLAVIRQKLAEDNRIEISDKQAIFVTAGSNMAFMNAILAITSPGDEIILNTPFYFNHEMVIKMADCQVILVATDKNYQLRPAAIEEAITEKTKAVVTISPNNPTGVVYPENTLREVNRICQKKGIYHIHDEAYEYFTYNHARHFSPAAIVGSESWTISLFSLSKAYGFASWRIGYMVVPEHLSEAINKIQDTILICPPVVSQYAALGALQVGKSYPLEQLKTISKVREICLNALESIGDICDVATAEGAFYFFLKIPTDKNDFQLVKTLIEQQRVAVLPGSTFGITEGCYLRLAYGALSPETALTAVERLVKGLRYFSQ
- a CDS encoding FHA domain-containing protein — encoded protein: MSKAFLLHEETGTLLEISGRKNRFYLGKVNPKVTVDLDLSHLPDAEIVSRVHAIIYVEKDGFYLEDAGSLNGTYLNGENLQSGRKKLKSGDRITLGYYRAINLLFEIESAHPPQYTFKSLAN
- a CDS encoding TldD/PmbA family protein gives rise to the protein MPKVEDIAQIANSSAQALGIAKYDIYGSSVDETDVDVFQGEPKQVQASNRSSVIVRVWNQDNQVGVTSTTDVDPVGLQLALKTAQEASVFGVKENVPDFSPAATAPTTEVASEMYNQAPVSTLIDKLLAAEKSLLAAHPAIASVPYNGLGQQQVRRFYLNSDGAMRQEARSYASVYLYTKTEQEGKKPRSAGAFRVSPGLEKLDIDGCIEEAITKTVSHLDYQPITTGKYLVVFAPRAFLSLMGAFSNLFNAQNVLDKQSLSTPESLGTQIAATALNLCDDSLHPANVAAETFDSEGTPTRRVELIKEGILSNFLHSTITAKRMNTEPTGNGNIGSKVTVSPHFYHVFASANQPKSYSLETAENVVLIDSLQALHAGVNSLQGSFSLPFDGWLVNKNERVSIDSATVAGDILTLLKSIVYLEPEAVITPSGVCPYVWVEGLSITGEA
- a CDS encoding DUF456 domain-containing protein; protein product: MTLVILYYFLIAIMIVGIIGELLPAIPGMSLILIAMLVWGFVTKFAGMGVALTVAFVVLLLSIGVEFLASYLGAQKVGASNWSQIGLVVGLLAGIFGLLPALPIGGPIIGLFVGPVVGAFLGEYAYRRDLELTPRLQQSLKVCVGIVVGTVIGHVAKAMLATAAVIVFIVTTWPNLSSVISYQLSVISFQFSDLSSLFFN
- a CDS encoding TldD/PmbA family protein; translation: MSPTLLISKELPTLKYNPSLERFDSSWAAPLSTLLGLGRAAGATFIEFFLERVNYISCLAEDDSITSLSPKLSTGAGIRLFRGKADCYVSTNDLSFQGLKNALEKGLSILGLNLPSPNAYIPEINLEMFRDYATVKNKDIWLNNCSSLGEMGDILLNANVQLNQKASHVQSRRAAYFRDWQEILVAASDGTFARDIRLTQSVGYNLLCADGTNRSSIGKRVGSTSNPDFLRTWNAEESAAEVAESAGKMLYADYVESGSYPIVMANEFGGVIFHEACGHLLETTQIEQKTTPFLDKKGEKIAHENLTAWDEGLSDKAFGTIDMDDEGMPAQRTLLIENGILKNFIADRTGSIKTGHPRTGSGRRQNYTYAAASRMRNTYIAPGEYTLDNLFNSIDKGIYCKKMGGGSVGATGEFNFAVEEAYLIENGNLTKPLKGATLIGSAKEIMNKISMCSQDLGLAAGFCGSVSGSVYVTVGQPHLKVDSITVGGR